In the genome of uncultured Celeribacter sp., the window CATAAACGTGCACGTTTGGAGCATAAACGCGCAGCATAAGTCTGAACACATCCCAAACCCGAAACCCCACAACAGAAAAGCCCGCGCAAATTGCGCGGGCCCGCTGGTGATTTCACGGTAGATTTTCAGATGCGCCAGTGAAGCGCCGAACGGTGATAACAGTCCTCCAATTTTCCGGAAGGAAGGCGTTTCAGATACGAAGCATCGAACACCACCGCCTCGTTGGAACGATACTGATCGGTTTGCATTCGGGCGAACGCTTCTTGAAAAAAGCGGTGTCGGACCGATGCAACTTGGGCGATTTTTCCAACTTCTATAATACCACTCAATGTCAGACTTACCGCCTCGAACATCAAAATCTCCCCGCCTATTGGATGAATTGAAACCTGTTCCAGATCAACAAGACCGAGTTCAAGCAAGGAGTTTGCGCTCAACGGGTCACAACAGCCGTGGAGATCAATATTCATCAAGGCAACACCAAGGTCGGGTGTAAATATCTGAGCGAAATCTGCTCTCCTTTTCTCGTATTTTGAGCAATATCCATCTTACAGCGTAAGATAAATATTGCATCACTCTCTCAGCCCCCTCTTCCCACTTTCTCATCCCACAGATCGAAGATTTTCGCGGCCTAGAACAACGGCTCGAAATCCTCGATTGTAAACGGCGAATAGCCCGATGGTAGGGAGTTTCGGTCGGTAAACGCACGGCAGAAATGACAGGTGTCCAGCCGAACGTCCCTACTGCGGCTTGCTTCCACCAACGCGTCAATCAGCAGTTCGATGACAAGCCCCCAGCGATAAGAGCAAGCACGGGAGAGACGTCGATAGAAATCCATCGAACTAAGCGGTGTGAAGTCGAACCCGGCAGTATCACCATAGGCAAAACAAAGCCGGTTTAACTCCTGAACATCCGCGTCCCGCGCCAGAGAGATTTCGCGGAACGGCACGGGTCGGAGCAGATAGGCCAATTGCTCTTCGCTGTTGATGTGACCAGCCAGTTCGTCAACCCCGGACAGGATCAGCATCAGGGGCCAGTCGGGCTTTTTAAGAAGCGACTTGAAGCTATCGAGGATCATCGCCCTCCCTTCAGCGCTTTTCCTCGGAAAGATATGCTGACACTCGTCATAATGAATGCCGTGGACGCCTTGCTCCCGCGCGTGGAAGCCGACCATGTCCCAGATTTCGCGCTGCGTCATACGGCCCGATGTCGGCAAGCCAAATCCCTCTCGCAAGGTATGCACACCCAAATCTTTCCACGACATGGTCCCTTTGAGCATGACGCTGACGATACGCACGGAGCGTCCATCTGGCATAAGGGTTGATCCATCGTTGAGCTGATCAAGCTGGTGGCGGATTTCTCCGGTTTTGCCGATGCGCGACGGCCCCGTCACCATCAGGCCGCGTGCCTCAAAACTTTGGCCCGAAGAAGCTTTGGCCCAATAATCGGTAATCATCCACGAGATCCCCGCGCGCAAATCGTTTGCGCGCGGGAAGTCATAATGCAGGGCTTTAAGGGCTGAAATTTTCGAGGCCACGGCTGTATCGAGGAAACTCATTTCAGCTTCCCCGCGTGTTCCGGGCGACCGAATACGGCGCGCTCGTCCTGAGTGCCGGACGTCAGATCGCCCTCAATCGGCGGCTCGAATCCATCGCCAATGTCATATGCGAAGGGATCACACTCCAGATCCGCGAGCGTACCCGGCGCAACCGTGCCCTCGGTGATTTTCGGTTCTGATGACTGCATGCCAGCGGTGAGCACGGCAGCTTTCTTTCCGGCTTCCGCCCGCGTCATGTAACTCCGGGCAAGACCGTTTTCGATGGCCTTACTCTTCAGATAATCGAACCTTTCCTGGCGCAAGCGCGCCAGGCGAACACGCGTGTCCTTCAGATTGGCGGGATCCTTCCTGCGCAGTTCTTCGTAATGCGCCAGAACCTCAGGAATGGTCATATCGCGCATCTCTGTCCAGCTCAGATCCACGCAAATTGGGGCCGGATGCCCCTCGACAATGACAGTGACTTCATTCACGCAATCAGGATCACAAAATACAGCGACTTTGCGCTTGGTGCTGTCGCGGAATTTTTGAAGCTCGGGGGAGTTGTATGGCAGGCCGAACACTTTCACGCCTTCGTCAGTGATCATGGCTTCCTTGCGCCACCCGAGATGCAGCCGCCGATCCTGCGGAGATGGAACGGCGATGGCCCAGCCTTCCTCTGCTAGCTGGGTCGCGACGTGGATCGGGGAGCGCCCGAACACCGTTGTCCCATAGTGATTTTGGTATGGGTATTCGTCGATCAGATATCGCGTGATCAGGCGAAAGAGCTCTTCGCGGAAAATCACTGCATTCTTCTTGGCATCGTAGCCTTTGAGATGACCCGCTTTGCGCCCCGTGTAGCCATGAAGCAAATTGATGAGCTGGCTTTCCATCGTGTTCCACATGCGTTCAGCAAATGGCGTATCCCCAGAGTGATACGCTCTGACATCCACCACCTGAGCCCCAGAACCTAGAAGAGCCGCCTTCACAGATCCATTGCGCAGGCCGGAGCCATTGTCGTTCGCGACACAAGCCAACCCCACCGCAGGCATTGGATCGCAATCGCAGCCACACATGATTTTCTCGCGCTCTTTGCTCCGTGTCGCCATCCGCAGAGCATCCAAAGTGGCCTCATGGTTCGGGGCATCTGTCAGCGTCCAGCCGAGTGGCATCCGCGTCGCAACGTCCAGCACAAGCACCAGCCATAGCCGTGACGTCACATAGTCCTCTAATTCTTCGAGCGCCTCTTTGTCCTCCGCACTCAGCCCCGTCCAAAATCCGGTTTTCCTCACCGGGGTAAGAACGGACAATTTACACTCATCAACTTCAACGTCTTCGCCAATCATGAGAGCGCGGGTATCGGTGCTGCCCCGCGTGCGCGCATTCGTTGCCGCACGCTCTCCATCTCTGGCAATGGCGAGCGCCGTCGCGTTGATCATTGTGACATGGTCGGAAACCGTTTTGTGTGTAACGCAATTCAGCTCGCTTTGTTCGCGCACAGCGCGCCGTTTGTTTTCCAAGGTTATGAGTGTCTCTAGATGACTTAGAGCCACAGAGATCTGCGGCTTTTTCAGATCGAGATGCACCTCATCAATCGCCTGATCAATCAACTCGCGCACACGCCAATGGATACGTGGGGTGCGATTGCCTTTCAGCCAATTTTGATCGGCCAGCGCCATTTCATCAAAGACCGCATCGACGTAGCGCGTCCAATAGTCTCGCAAGGTGCGGCCCTTTGGCATAATTGCACACTCTCGCGTACTCCCACCGCGTGGTGTAATCCAGATCGGTCGATCCGGATAATGTGGCTGCGCGAGGTCACGGATCTTTCTACGGTTCTGCAATTTGGCGAGAGCGGGTCCCGTGATCTTCAGCCCCTCAGCCTCAAGAGCTTCGATACCAACCATCAATGCTTTGCGCAATTTGACTGTGTCACGCCCCTTCGCGTTCAACTGATCCCGATGGAAAAGCCCTCCCGCTTGGATGCGTGCGGACGCCAGGTTCCCGCGCACATTATGGTACGAGCGCGACGCGTCCGGTCGGCTTGAGCGGTCCAGAAACTGATCTGCCGTCCACATCTCAGACCGCCCCGTTACAACGTCTTCCGCACGGTATACTCCACCTTTTTGCGGGTAGAGGAAAAAGGACCTGCCGCCAGTCATCAACTGGGTGCCAGCAGGCACATGATAATTCAGACGCACACTCATTTTGCAGCCCTCCAGAGACGAGAGTTCGCCCCGATCACAGTGTTCATATTGGCTTTGAGTGCGCCCCGCGCGATGAGGCGGAGGCAGGATTTCATGATCACCCCATTGGGCAAGTCGATTACATTGAACAAATCAGAGACGCGCCAGAGCGTCCTGAGATCGTAAGCCGCTGCTTGCACAAGCGCATCTGCGCTTGGGTCGGGTTCGAAACAGGTAAAATGATGCATACGGCGCAGGTTGTCCCGGCGCGCGCGATTGTAGCCATCGGCATCTATGACAATGAACTTATGCGCCTCGGCTCGTGGTGCAGCTTGACGGATTGCCGTGATCTCAGCGATGGTCTGCGGCTTCGACAGGCTGGTCGCGTTGCGCACGAAAACGAAGCACGCCAGACCATTTCTCAGCGTGAGCCTCAGGTCGATGGTATGCCAATGCACCCCTCCATCCGGATGTTTGTATTGAAAACGCACAGGCTGGAATTCCACGTCATAGAATTTTCCGCTGCTCAGGGCTTCATGCGCGACAGCGGCCTCAGCCAAGCTCTCCGCCGCCCCGACTTTCGGGACAAAATTATTCGCAGCCGTCCGATACGTTAAGGCAACCTTTTGGCTCGTACTGCTTGTGGTCAACGGGTTGCGCACGCCAGAGAAAGGAAGGACCCCCGGAATATCTCCGACGGTGATTTTGCCCGCTGTTCTCGTCTTCGGCAAGTTGTAGGCCCAGCTATCGTGATCGATGATTTCGATTTTGTCGGTCATTATTTTGCTCGTTGTTTGGGCCTCCGGGCCCTGTTCATTTGTGGGTTAAAACACGCCGTCAGTGAGGCGTGGGTGCATCTCGTCAGCGGCCAGAAGGCGCGCCAACGCGTGGCCTCCGGGACGGTAGGCAAGTCGCTCGACTTCATTGCGTTTGAAGAATTTTCGGGCGACCTCACCAAGTGGGAGCGGCTCGACACCCTGCGCTGAAAGCTGGAGCTGAAGAGCTTCAAAATCGGCACGCCGCGTTCCGCTCAGAGCCCGCAGCAGGATATAGTCGCGTTCAAAAGCCTCCAAATCCGCGAGCGAGATCAGACGCCGTTTGCGATTGGACAGTCGCGCATCCTGCAACTGCGAGCCAACAAAGCCATGCTCTGCGAGGGCATGGATTGTCGCCACATTGCATCCCAGCAGCTTCGCGGCCTGAGCCGCCGTTACATGCCCTTCGGGGACCTGATCCAATTGGTCCCGGACCGCTGACAGCGATACGCAGAAATCCGGCAGTCGAAACGGTTCTTTGAGCTTTGAGACCAGCCGCAGATGACCTGATAGTGCCTGCGACAGCAGCCAGTGCGTCGTGCAGTGACACTGACGTGCGACCTCTGCCAGCGGCAGATCATCGGCCCCGAGATCCGACCGCACTTCGGTTACCGCCAGCAGACGCGAGACAAAATTCAGGATTTGATCCCGGTGAAGCATCGGCAAACTGCCCTCGCCCGCCGGGAAATGCAGGGGCATCATCCCGCTCTCAATGAGGCGTTCCATCGTGTAACGGTCGCAACCAAGGACCTCCCGCGCGATCTTGAGAGAGGAGAGCTTTTTCTCCTCACCAATGGCCGCGTCCATCACCGTGGCTGACACAAGCATCGCCCGGTCACTCAAGCCGTTCTTCATCTCCGACGTGAGCTCGCCGCTGCGCTTAAGCTGGCGCGTAAGCGTGGAAATCGGAATGCCTGTGCGCTTTGAAGCCACACCGACAGTTAGGACACGCGGCGCCCCGCAGGTTTCGCCTAGGAGCGAAGTACCTTCGGGCACATAGAAATGATTCAAAACGTACTCACGTATGAAGTGCCGCAACACGTCGAAATCACGATCGTTTCGCCGTGCCCGCAGTTCCGCGATCACCGGGCCAAAGATTTTCGAATAATCTGGTTTCTGGGATTTGGGCGCCGACGTCCGGATGGTATCAAGCGCATTCCGAAAGGCCTCCGCTCCGTGTCTTGCAAGCTCATACCCTCCCGCACCAGCCTTGATCAGCTCGGGAGCAGAGAGTAGATGCGGGCGCGCTTTTGACCCGAATTGCAGCAGAGTTCCGAGGGCCTCGCAAAACGAAGAGACAACGTGAAACTCGAAGCCGTCGAGCCAAGCCTGTCCGCGCCCCAACCTGATCCGATCTGCGAGGTAGACCTCTAAGCTAAGGTCTTCATCTGCCACCTCGGTGATTTCGCCCGGCACCCAACCTTTGATATGCTGCGCAAAGTCATGGACGGATTTGCTATTGCCCGAGGCCTCCAATGGGACAAGCGCCACCCTATGCTTTAAACAGCAATGCAAGCTCGACACCTGCCAGACGCCCTTTTGAAAAGCGCCGTCACGGGCATCATGCGCGCGGCCTTCGAGCACGCAAGCGGGACAGACCTGCCCGCCTGAGCGCGTGAACGCCGTGGCTTTGATCCACTCCGCTCCAAGGCGAAACCAGCCTTGTTGATCGAGGCAAGGCGTATTGAAGCGAAGTGTGTCGAACGCGACGCCGGTGAGCTCGGCAATGTGTCCGATCTCAGCGTCACATCCATTACATAACTTCAAAACATGGATACGCTGGTCGCTGCATAAGGCTTGCAGAGATGCATAGCCGTTGTTTTGGGCAGCACGACTGGCTAGCGATGTGGCCGCTTCGCCATCCGCCAGTCGCGTCGCAATCGGCAAAGGCGCTCGACACCCGTGCACGACCGCATCCCGCCCGCCTCGCGCGGGGGATTTACTGATTTTTTCCATTTTTGATGAGCAGTCATGTCAAATGCGGCGCATCCGACACCTGCTGTCCCTTCATTCCGTTTCAGACAGGCCTTCCGGCGGCGCAGACGCCGTCGAAAGGTTGACAATTCGCTGGATGTGGGAGATGAATAAGAAAATCGTCGCTAATCGATTTCACGAGGCCTTGGGTTCCTACGCCCAAGGCTTCAACTTATTCGGTCCACATGCACAAAAACACTCGCTCTATCGTAACGATAGGGGATTGTTTTCGATGCTTTTGGATGATTAATATCTTACGTCTCTAGATCATTTTGATCTCCATATCTATCGGCGAATAAAGTTTCGACGGGGGTAGACAAAGCCGTCGCAAGCGCGTGCTCGACACGCCGCGAGCGCGACGTCCCCAGACTGACTTCAGAGACAGAATGGGGCTTGATTCCCAATTCTGCCGCGATGTCAGAAAAGCTAGAGCCAGAAATGCGCAGGGCGCACTTGATCTGCTCATGCCGCACCCTATCGACGCGCATGCCATACCCTTTCAAACCGTGTTTTGTCGGTGGAGAGAATCACTGATATTGCGAATCGGGTCAAGCGTGAAATTCAATTAAACCACTGAAAATAAATGCATTATCACCGTGGAAAGCGCCCAATAATCACCGTGGAAACCTTCTCTGAAAGCGGCAGAGACAACAAAAATACTTTGTTCATAAATAGATACGATTTTGCAGAGGCCGCACGACGTTTCAGCAAAGACCCCGATACATGATTAAAAAAAATGAGGCGCTGACGATCCACAGCCAGCGCCTCATTGATATGTTTCTTAAGTATCTGAATCTTCCCCTGTCGACGACAAAACCTCCTGCAAGCTCTGCTCCAAGAGCTGGAGAATGCGCGGCGGCATTTCATCAATGCTCCACGCCCTGCGCGGATCGGGCCAGAGTTGGTCGAAAATTTCTTCTGTCATGACGACATAGGCAACCCTGCCATGGTGACGCAAAAATGTTGGCCCCTTGTCGGCCTGTCGCGCCAATTTCAACGCGTTGTATTGAAGCGTCTCAACGTCGAAACGACGGCCTTGGAGTGGCGGGAGTTTAGAGCGATCCATAGATTTTTCCTTTCATCGGCGCACGACACTGGTCACGGAGAAGTCCGTGTTGGCGTGCGAGCGAGATGGAAAATCTAAGTCATGTGTCTGCGTACCATGTGTGCCGGAATGTGTCATCCCTGTTTGACGCTAAGCGTCACGCTGGACATCGCAGGCCCGATTACCGAATGCGCATGTTCCTATTACCCTCAATTCATATGAGTCGATTTCCACACTGTCTTTCCTCTGCGCTATACGTCAGTCGCGCCCCGAAGTCGTTGCCGCTGTTCTTTGACCCTCCCGATGGCAAGGGCATGCTCGAGCCCGATGTGCAGTTGCCGACCATGCGTGTGAGCGCGGAGGTGACGGAGGATTACGTCGCGCTGCGCCTAACGCTACGTGCCCTTCCGATGGAGCTTTTGCGCCCAACCATTCCCGGCCTGACACCGCCGCATTGATGCAAGATACTCAACGCATCTTACCGCCTGTTCGAACGCTGAGTGGGTGAGGTAACCCCGGGCTTTGGCGTTGATCAAGTCGCTCGGAATCCACACGCTTGATCCGCTCCTGGCGCAACGAATTGGCAAGACGCCAACCTCCCCAGACCGATTGAATGACCTGTCCCCAGCGTTTACTCCCTCCCAAGCCAATTTGCCGAACACAGCAGTGAGCCCCTTGCACAGTTTCGCTAGCGGCGCATGTCGCTCACTAACGACCACGCCATCGGCCCTGAACGTTTCGCGCTAGAATTGTGGCTGCCGGACGAGGCATTGCACCAAGACCAGAACGATTGCGAGCGAATCGGCCCCACGAAGAACGCCACATATTCTTATTGGCAAACGGTAGCAGAGGAAAAGCGTACTGCATTTGGGAGATTTCCATCAGTTACAGGCACTTTTTTCAACACAATTCAGCCCAGACCAACACTCGGAAAGACAATTATAGCGCCCCCAACAAAGCGCACGTCTTCCATGTTGACAGATCTAAACAAAACGGTAACAGTTACACTATCCGGTCTGGTTTATTGAATTGAAAGAATTTCGCGCTATGGGTGAGTTGATCGTAAACACTGAAGGTCAGAGAACTCGTGACTTGTCTTGCGGCGCTGTCCCATCCCGAGTTTTAAAAGAGATTTTAGAGATCGACTTTGAGGTGCTTCTCGAAGCCGTCGCTCCGAAGATGCCACCGGTTGATTTTGGCAACGAAGGCATCACAGGCAAGATGCGTCTGGCGAGCGCGGCTTTGCGCAATCACCTGTCCCTAGTAGAGTTCAGAACACTGCAATCCCATGTTAGCGATACGGTCCGTGGACTGGTGATCTATGGTCTCGCGATCGATCTGGAGACCGCGGATATTCCAACCGTTCTTGATACGGTCCGGCCTTTCGCCTCTGACATTCATTTCGGCGTTCGGGAATGGGCGTGGCTTGCTGTACGGCCCCGCTTGGTAAGGGATCTTGATCAAAGCATCGCTGCACTTGCGCCGTGGACGCTTGAACGAGATCCGCTTCTCCGCCGCTTTGCAGTAGAGGCATTGCGTCCACGCGGCGTCTGGTGCAAGGCCATCGCCGATTTGCGTGCGACGCCCGAGCTTGGATTGCCACTTTTGCAACCGATGCGCGCGGAACCAGAGAAATATCCCCAGGACTCCGTAGCAAACTGGTTGAATGATGCAGCCAAGGATCAACCCGCATGGGTGGAGAACCTGTGCAGATCCTGGCTGAACCAAAGCGATGGCGACAAAAACACAGCACGGATTGTGGCTCGCGGCATGCGTTCCAT includes:
- a CDS encoding ATP-binding protein → MSFLDTAVASKISALKALHYDFPRANDLRAGISWMITDYWAKASSGQSFEARGLMVTGPSRIGKTGEIRHQLDQLNDGSTLMPDGRSVRIVSVMLKGTMSWKDLGVHTLREGFGLPTSGRMTQREIWDMVGFHAREQGVHGIHYDECQHIFPRKSAEGRAMILDSFKSLLKKPDWPLMLILSGVDELAGHINSEEQLAYLLRPVPFREISLARDADVQELNRLCFAYGDTAGFDFTPLSSMDFYRRLSRACSYRWGLVIELLIDALVEASRSRDVRLDTCHFCRAFTDRNSLPSGYSPFTIEDFEPLF
- a CDS encoding Mu transposase C-terminal domain-containing protein, coding for MSVRLNYHVPAGTQLMTGGRSFFLYPQKGGVYRAEDVVTGRSEMWTADQFLDRSSRPDASRSYHNVRGNLASARIQAGGLFHRDQLNAKGRDTVKLRKALMVGIEALEAEGLKITGPALAKLQNRRKIRDLAQPHYPDRPIWITPRGGSTRECAIMPKGRTLRDYWTRYVDAVFDEMALADQNWLKGNRTPRIHWRVRELIDQAIDEVHLDLKKPQISVALSHLETLITLENKRRAVREQSELNCVTHKTVSDHVTMINATALAIARDGERAATNARTRGSTDTRALMIGEDVEVDECKLSVLTPVRKTGFWTGLSAEDKEALEELEDYVTSRLWLVLVLDVATRMPLGWTLTDAPNHEATLDALRMATRSKEREKIMCGCDCDPMPAVGLACVANDNGSGLRNGSVKAALLGSGAQVVDVRAYHSGDTPFAERMWNTMESQLINLLHGYTGRKAGHLKGYDAKKNAVIFREELFRLITRYLIDEYPYQNHYGTTVFGRSPIHVATQLAEEGWAIAVPSPQDRRLHLGWRKEAMITDEGVKVFGLPYNSPELQKFRDSTKRKVAVFCDPDCVNEVTVIVEGHPAPICVDLSWTEMRDMTIPEVLAHYEELRRKDPANLKDTRVRLARLRQERFDYLKSKAIENGLARSYMTRAEAGKKAAVLTAGMQSSEPKITEGTVAPGTLADLECDPFAYDIGDGFEPPIEGDLTSGTQDERAVFGRPEHAGKLK
- a CDS encoding TniQ family protein codes for the protein MEKISKSPARGGRDAVVHGCRAPLPIATRLADGEAATSLASRAAQNNGYASLQALCSDQRIHVLKLCNGCDAEIGHIAELTGVAFDTLRFNTPCLDQQGWFRLGAEWIKATAFTRSGGQVCPACVLEGRAHDARDGAFQKGVWQVSSLHCCLKHRVALVPLEASGNSKSVHDFAQHIKGWVPGEITEVADEDLSLEVYLADRIRLGRGQAWLDGFEFHVVSSFCEALGTLLQFGSKARPHLLSAPELIKAGAGGYELARHGAEAFRNALDTIRTSAPKSQKPDYSKIFGPVIAELRARRNDRDFDVLRHFIREYVLNHFYVPEGTSLLGETCGAPRVLTVGVASKRTGIPISTLTRQLKRSGELTSEMKNGLSDRAMLVSATVMDAAIGEEKKLSSLKIAREVLGCDRYTMERLIESGMMPLHFPAGEGSLPMLHRDQILNFVSRLLAVTEVRSDLGADDLPLAEVARQCHCTTHWLLSQALSGHLRLVSKLKEPFRLPDFCVSLSAVRDQLDQVPEGHVTAAQAAKLLGCNVATIHALAEHGFVGSQLQDARLSNRKRRLISLADLEAFERDYILLRALSGTRRADFEALQLQLSAQGVEPLPLGEVARKFFKRNEVERLAYRPGGHALARLLAADEMHPRLTDGVF
- a CDS encoding DNA alkylation repair protein, with the protein product MGELIVNTEGQRTRDLSCGAVPSRVLKEILEIDFEVLLEAVAPKMPPVDFGNEGITGKMRLASAALRNHLSLVEFRTLQSHVSDTVRGLVIYGLAIDLETADIPTVLDTVRPFASDIHFGVREWAWLAVRPRLVRDLDQSIAALAPWTLERDPLLRRFAVEALRPRGVWCKAIADLRATPELGLPLLQPMRAEPEKYPQDSVANWLNDAAKDQPAWVENLCRSWLNQSDGDKNTARIVARGMRSIKEQLKT